One genomic segment of Mauremys mutica isolate MM-2020 ecotype Southern chromosome 10, ASM2049712v1, whole genome shotgun sequence includes these proteins:
- the LOC123378275 gene encoding maestro heat-like repeat-containing protein family member 7 → MARLLRRFRRKALQVAPEPSGRSGHLPKGQSHLSVPAGGEAAPMEARRQKFPAFWRTRPAPGAGAELGEAPTKPRCSWLRMRFCGQDPAQEGRRAGRLWGLLCGQQRPQEPSPHSQQGASPCPGSEDLSAPSDQEVEDPSTSTIGSARDSSSAWGSSSSDASGRCCVVPGTPTESAAEEWLEMTTEEAALKVIREQLQGRDKDEGQQLRFLRAIYPACLAAQDRGQDTLEPHCCKAAVVERIVELIEELPKDSPPSAILASCLAAVGNLSTMKPALEPELESRLLRAALGSVFTLGTETDATDIQAPDKVMPELLDAVLGNLLAESPDADRLHFILEHVNRWIVSRVPQERARAIKSSTALLRFAVTLPEFDISAEFPRLGQHVAQLALFVSYPDEDISQQAMEGTYRLYQLLLEQRGLSIHEVEDLWCHDWYSDSRLLGYKNTARVGEVFGKFFSAGQRKCFLKTAVPAIYAPLLGISQAGLLLTYAILGEAEQLLGYPLEDITAKLMGQLRSIRQLHQVPEVLQGLGLP, encoded by the exons ATGGCCAGGCTCCTGCGCAGGTTCAGGAggaaggctctgcaggtggcccCAGAGCCTTCGGGAAGGAGCGGCCATCTTCCCAAGGGGCAGAGCCACCTCTCCGTCCCTGCTGGCGGGGAAGCAGCTCCCATGGAGGCCAGAAGGCAGAAGTTCCCAGCCTTCTGGAGAACAAGGCCAGCTCCCGGCGCAGGCGCCGAGCTGGGAGAGGCCCCGACCAagcccaggtgcagctggctcaGGATGAGGTTTTGCGgacaggacccagcccaggaggggcgccgggcagggaggctctggggccTGTTATGTGGGCAGCagcggccccaggagcccagccctcattcccagcagggggcatcgCCCTGCCCGGGCTCTGAGGATCTTTCAGCCCCCTCAGACCAGGAGGTGGAAGATCCCAGCACCAGCACCATCGGCTCAGCACGGGACAGCAGCagtgcctggggctccagcagcagcgacgcctctggacgCTGCTGCGttgttccag GGACCCCCACGGAGTCAGCGGCGGAGGAATGGCTGGAGATGACCACAGAGGAAGCTGCTCTCAAGGTCATCagagagcagctccagggcagagacaag GATgaggggcagcagctcaggttcCTGCGGGCCATCTACCCCGCGTGTCTTGCTGCACAGGACAGAGGGCAGGACACGCTGGAGCCGCACTGCTGCAAGGCGGCTGTGGTGGAGAGGATTGTG GAGCTCATTGAGGAGCTTCCTAAAGACTCTCCACCCAGCGCCATCCTCGCCAGCTGCCTGGCTGCTGTGGGCAACCTCAG cacCATGAAACCAGCCCTTGAGCCTGAGCTAGAGTCCCGCCTCTTGCGAGCTGCCCTTGGCTCGGTCTTCACCCTGGGCACGGAGACGGACGCCACCGACATCCAG GCTCCGGACAAAGTCATGCCAGAGCTCCTGGATGCCGTGCTGGGGAACCTGCTGGCAGAGTCCCCAGACGCAGACAGGCTCCACTTCATCTTGGAG catGTCAACCGCTGGATCGTGTCCAGGGtgccccaggagagagccagggccattaAGAGCAGCACGGCCCTGCTGAGATTTGCAGTCACCCTCCCCGagtttgac ATCTCAGCAGAGTTCCCTAGGCTGGGTCAGCACGTGGCCCAGCTGGCTCTGTTTGTGAGTTACCCAGACGAGGACATCAGCCAGCAGGCCATGGAGGGGACTTACCGGCTGTACCAGCTGCTGCTCGAACAGAGGG ggcTGAGCATACACGAGGTGGAGGATCTGTGGTGCCACGACTGGTACTCAGACAGCAGGCTCCTGGGCTATAAAAACacagccagggtgggggag gtctttggaAAATTCTTCTCTGCGGGGCAGAGGAAATGCTTCCTCAAGACAGCCGTGCCAGCGATCTACGCCCCCCTGCTGGgcattagccaggctgggcttcTCCTCACGTACGCCATCCTGGGGGAAGCCGAGCAACTGCTGGGGTACCCG ctggaggacatCACCGCCAAGCTGATGGGTCAGCTCCGCAGCATCCGGCAGCTGCACCAGGTGCCTGAGGTGCTGCAAGGGCTGGGCCTCCCCTGA